A genomic window from bacterium includes:
- a CDS encoding RNA polymerase sigma factor has product MPKEEKDLLLKSAQGDSASFGEIVGRYQYLVYALALQVVKDPAAAQDIAQETFISAFASLKDLRSMEAFPSWLRKIARNKALAWRKEQDRLAPLEDAGVLWAPIEATEMEIEDERNEADAFQAEIRKIVSSLSDALRFPLLLCYLDGVPMAETARFLGISEGALRKRLHDGKRKLQERIVRMAEKSLQEYRLPR; this is encoded by the coding sequence ATGCCGAAAGAGGAAAAAGATCTTCTTCTGAAGTCCGCCCAGGGCGATTCCGCGTCGTTCGGGGAGATCGTCGGAAGGTACCAGTACCTCGTCTACGCCTTGGCGCTGCAAGTCGTCAAGGACCCGGCGGCCGCCCAGGACATCGCCCAGGAGACCTTCATCTCCGCGTTTGCATCGCTGAAAGACCTCCGGTCGATGGAGGCGTTTCCGTCGTGGCTGCGGAAGATCGCCCGCAACAAGGCCCTTGCCTGGCGGAAAGAACAGGACCGTCTCGCGCCGCTGGAAGACGCGGGGGTCCTGTGGGCACCGATCGAAGCGACCGAAATGGAAATCGAAGACGAACGAAACGAGGCCGATGCGTTCCAGGCGGAGATACGTAAGATCGTCTCCTCCCTCTCGGACGCGCTCCGGTTCCCTCTCCTGCTCTGCTACCTCGACGGCGTCCCCATGGCCGAGACGGCACGCTTCCTGGGGATCTCCGAGGGCGCTCTCCGAAAGCGGCTTCACGACGGGAAGAGGAAACTCCAGGAGCGGATCGTAAGGATGGCGGAGAAGAGCTTGCAGGAATACCGACTCCCCCGCGA
- the maoP gene encoding DUF413 domain-containing protein, which translates to MTKSLFLAVLFAGLTGCSYVGSMVSQAAYSMRQRTSPEQRVYKYMLDRETFFVFGRIEHAGNVNREAIAVVAVSDKFRPSEVVDVNHLARVDSYYGLNLPAGEYRLLVVSDLDRDGYYDKTEVVGGRAISLTADAVPDKVLGGYDLDLAARSNPASGPFRMAVLKPAKRVESLFYPKGTIRSLDDPIFAPQMATLGMYEPAAFLEAAPMMFYAFEEELGYKIPVVFVHGIGGSVRDFDDVVAGLDRTRFKPWFFYYPSGTGLQQLGAMFYKIFLSGRVIPLGDMPIVIVAHSMGGLVVREALNLRSGGKDENHVHRFITVASPLGGHPAARSAEKAPVVLPSWRDLNPDSNFIAGLYRKPLPAGVEYHLLFAYGNDRTIKLGTNSDGVVPLASQLSPPAQKEATVQHGFDDTHTGILKNREAIQEILRITADVRVPFPEPHMRELMRGGYRAELGPHYTPLEAFYIHSQGLYMEAIASGGLAPIHPVQEHFVRAARGEVSPDNELESAWIKFSREYPDRRSLAQNAADEGTAVH; encoded by the coding sequence ATGACGAAGTCGCTTTTTCTCGCCGTGCTGTTTGCCGGCCTTACCGGTTGCTCCTACGTCGGTTCGATGGTTTCGCAAGCGGCCTATTCGATGCGGCAGAGGACATCGCCCGAGCAGAGGGTCTACAAGTACATGCTGGATCGTGAAACATTCTTCGTGTTCGGAAGGATCGAGCACGCCGGAAATGTAAACCGCGAGGCGATCGCCGTTGTCGCCGTCTCCGACAAGTTCCGCCCTTCTGAAGTGGTTGATGTGAATCACTTGGCGCGCGTGGATTCGTACTACGGTCTGAATCTGCCGGCCGGGGAGTATCGTCTGCTGGTAGTGAGCGATCTTGACCGCGACGGATATTACGACAAGACAGAGGTTGTCGGGGGTCGAGCGATTTCGTTGACCGCGGACGCCGTCCCGGACAAGGTTCTGGGCGGGTATGACCTCGATCTGGCCGCGCGCTCGAATCCGGCGAGCGGTCCGTTTCGCATGGCCGTCCTCAAACCCGCCAAGCGGGTGGAATCGTTGTTCTACCCCAAGGGCACCATACGGTCGCTGGACGACCCGATATTTGCTCCGCAAATGGCCACCTTGGGCATGTACGAGCCGGCGGCGTTTCTCGAAGCGGCGCCGATGATGTTTTATGCGTTCGAAGAGGAACTCGGGTACAAGATTCCGGTTGTCTTTGTTCACGGAATCGGCGGCAGCGTGCGCGATTTCGACGACGTCGTGGCAGGCCTCGATCGAACCAGATTCAAGCCGTGGTTTTTCTACTACCCGTCGGGAACCGGCCTGCAGCAGTTGGGCGCGATGTTCTACAAGATATTTCTTTCCGGAAGAGTCATCCCGCTGGGAGACATGCCCATTGTGATCGTGGCTCACAGCATGGGCGGCTTAGTGGTGCGGGAGGCACTGAACCTCCGCAGCGGAGGAAAAGACGAAAACCACGTGCATCGATTCATCACCGTTGCGAGCCCACTGGGCGGACATCCCGCGGCGCGGAGCGCGGAAAAAGCACCGGTGGTCTTACCTTCGTGGCGCGACCTCAACCCGGACAGCAATTTCATCGCCGGATTGTACCGCAAACCGTTACCGGCGGGCGTCGAATATCACCTCCTATTTGCCTACGGTAACGACCGGACGATCAAGTTGGGCACGAACAGCGACGGCGTCGTCCCGTTGGCCAGCCAGCTCAGCCCGCCGGCCCAGAAGGAAGCGACCGTGCAACACGGTTTCGACGATACGCACACCGGGATTCTCAAGAACCGGGAAGCGATTCAGGAGATCCTGCGGATTACCGCGGATGTCCGTGTGCCGTTTCCGGAGCCGCATATGCGCGAACTGATGAGGGGCGGTTACCGCGCAGAACTCGGACCGCACTACACGCCGCTGGAAGCGTTTTACATCCACAGCCAGGGACTCTACATGGAAGCGATCGCGTCTGGTGGGCTCGCCCCCATTCATCCCGTGCAGGAGCATTTCGTCCGGGCCGCTCGCGGGGAAGTGTCCCCGGACAACGAACTGGAATCCGCCTGGATCAAGTTCAGTCGGGAGTATCCGGATCGGCGGTCGCTCGCACAGAATGCCGCCGATGAAGGAACGGCCGTGCACTGA
- a CDS encoding tetratricopeptide repeat protein, translated as MTPSRILIVGLLPLCAFAWGCSQPALRSDQAFSRAVLSAISADDSFTDGRVAPPPPGWTPGIPPPPELMTAEEQKDALYCVGPPWHWPVQRFSRYSIGKRGVIFGVRMEWLPPEDLLLAISAEDTKGQRAGYEVTPGSRRSGEDVRRERRFRTTTWRFRAIGREWEQAEYLYPSPDGTGTFLFAFCVDRSTDVEAVRSAFFEMLDSFEPATRKGLDPAIERGRDLESAITDWRSILDPSDVPSRLRPAREKAIAAIRSAPGSDNSFRASAAIGRLLSYNDQGVLLGSGYSAADVVLNMDRASKLSPDGRIPYDDCFGRALLDVGENDRAVAILEVRLKRMNKDERSWFNLGEAYRAKGEKEKAIAAYGEARKAVEESRRMTAPGSTERLRYLGELDKSINERVAEMSR; from the coding sequence GTGACCCCTTCCCGAATCCTCATCGTTGGTCTGCTGCCGCTCTGCGCGTTCGCCTGGGGATGCTCGCAGCCGGCGTTACGATCCGATCAGGCGTTCAGCCGGGCCGTCTTGTCCGCGATCTCCGCGGACGATTCGTTTACGGACGGCCGGGTGGCTCCCCCTCCGCCCGGCTGGACGCCGGGAATCCCTCCCCCTCCCGAACTCATGACGGCGGAAGAGCAAAAGGACGCCCTCTATTGCGTCGGTCCCCCGTGGCACTGGCCGGTGCAGAGGTTCAGCCGCTACAGCATCGGGAAACGCGGGGTAATATTCGGCGTCCGCATGGAATGGCTTCCGCCGGAGGATCTCCTCCTCGCCATATCCGCGGAGGACACCAAGGGACAACGCGCCGGATACGAGGTGACCCCCGGCTCCCGCCGGAGCGGGGAGGACGTCCGTCGCGAGCGGCGTTTCCGGACGACGACTTGGCGGTTCCGCGCGATCGGCCGGGAGTGGGAACAGGCGGAATACCTGTATCCTTCGCCCGATGGCACCGGCACCTTCCTCTTCGCGTTCTGCGTCGATCGATCCACGGACGTCGAGGCCGTCCGATCGGCCTTCTTCGAAATGCTGGACTCCTTCGAGCCGGCGACTCGCAAAGGCCTCGATCCGGCGATCGAAAGAGGGCGGGACCTGGAAAGTGCCATCACGGATTGGAGATCGATCCTCGATCCTTCCGACGTCCCGTCGCGCCTGCGCCCGGCGAGGGAGAAAGCCATCGCGGCGATTCGATCCGCCCCGGGATCCGACAACAGCTTTCGGGCCTCTGCGGCCATCGGCCGGCTTCTTTCCTACAACGATCAAGGGGTTCTGCTCGGGAGCGGGTACTCCGCCGCCGATGTCGTCCTGAACATGGACCGGGCATCGAAGCTGTCGCCGGACGGAAGGATCCCGTACGACGACTGTTTCGGGCGCGCGCTGCTTGACGTGGGAGAAAACGACCGGGCCGTCGCGATCCTGGAAGTGCGCTTGAAACGCATGAACAAGGACGAGCGATCCTGGTTCAATCTCGGCGAGGCGTATCGCGCCAAGGGAGAGAAGGAGAAGGCAATCGCGGCCTACGGCGAGGCCCGGAAGGCGGTCGAGGAGTCCCGCCGGATGACCGCGCCGGGCTCCACGGAAAGGCTGCGATACCTGGGAGAGCTCGACAAATCGATCAACGAGCGCGTCGCGGAAATGTCGCGCTGA
- a CDS encoding CopD family protein, with amino-acid sequence MKTNRLLSGRPDMDGTMGGGNKRPGGSREDYFRAFAGVVLLLGLLLYPMRGLPTEEFARRTGKECAACHVDPAGGGDLTADGSVFRKEMEAGEKVLPRKGGKGVVRFVAGFLHLFTAVFWFGTILYVHLLLKPAYAAKGLPRGELMVGWGSIIMIALTGGILAAYRVPSFDVLLRTRFGILLMIKVALYLVMVTTAVIVTFVVGPRLKQRRQAVDEGKKDLTPDDLSQFDGKEGRPAYFAYSGKIYDATGRKLWKGGNHVGKHLAGFDLTDALTLAPHGEEKIVSLPLAGRLIETGAPRERPLHEKGFYFMAYLNLFLVLGILLVISLWRWW; translated from the coding sequence ATGAAAACCAACCGGCTGCTGTCGGGACGACCCGATATGGACGGGACCATGGGCGGAGGGAACAAGCGGCCCGGCGGGAGCCGGGAGGACTACTTCCGGGCCTTCGCCGGAGTGGTCTTGCTCCTTGGACTGCTTCTGTACCCGATGCGGGGCCTGCCCACCGAAGAGTTCGCGCGGCGGACCGGGAAGGAGTGCGCCGCATGCCACGTGGACCCTGCGGGGGGAGGAGATCTGACGGCGGACGGGTCGGTTTTCCGCAAGGAGATGGAGGCGGGGGAGAAGGTTTTACCACGGAAGGGCGGCAAAGGCGTGGTGCGTTTCGTCGCCGGCTTCCTTCACCTTTTCACAGCGGTCTTCTGGTTCGGCACGATCCTGTACGTCCACCTGCTCCTGAAGCCGGCCTACGCCGCCAAGGGGCTTCCCAGGGGAGAGCTCATGGTGGGATGGGGATCGATCATCATGATCGCTCTCACGGGAGGGATCCTGGCCGCGTACCGCGTACCCTCTTTCGACGTTCTCCTCCGCACGAGGTTCGGGATCCTTCTGATGATCAAGGTCGCCTTGTACCTCGTCATGGTGACGACGGCCGTCATCGTGACCTTCGTCGTCGGCCCGCGCCTGAAGCAAAGGCGGCAGGCCGTCGACGAGGGGAAGAAGGATCTCACTCCGGACGACCTGTCCCAGTTCGACGGGAAAGAGGGGAGGCCCGCCTATTTCGCTTACAGCGGCAAAATCTACGACGCGACCGGAAGAAAGCTGTGGAAGGGAGGAAACCACGTCGGGAAACACCTGGCCGGCTTCGACCTGACGGACGCCCTGACACTGGCGCCGCATGGAGAAGAGAAGATCGTCTCGCTCCCCCTCGCAGGACGCCTTATCGAAACGGGAGCGCCAAGGGAGAGGCCTCTTCACGAAAAAGGTTTCTATTTCATGGCGTATCTGAACCTCTTCCTGGTGCTCGGCATCCTGCTGGTGATCTCCCTCTGGCGCTGGTGGTAG